One genomic segment of Gopherus flavomarginatus isolate rGopFla2 chromosome 11, rGopFla2.mat.asm, whole genome shotgun sequence includes these proteins:
- the LOC127031868 gene encoding olfactory receptor 6M1-like, with protein MSDMEDRNETAVSEFILLGFSSLGEKLKIFLFLVLLLTYLITVTSNVVIIFIVWVDPRLHSPMYFFIANLSFLEIWFTSVTSPKMMLNFMSINQTISFNGCMAQSYFYFALGVTEFCLLVVMSFDRYVAICHPLQYSTIMKQRLCIQLVLGSWVGSFTVISLRMLLISKLRFCGPNVIDHFFCDNSPLFQLSCIDTSGVKRVDSILISNIVLSSLCLTMLSYGSIFFSILRIPTATGRQKAFSTCGSHLTALAVVYGSCIVLYTRPSGNSSSDVNKGVALLNTVLYPFLNPFIYSLRNKTVKLALGETFSQSTTKLFPNL; from the coding sequence ATGTCGGACATGGAGGATAGAAATGAAACGGCTGTGTCTGAGTTCATCCTTCTGGGATTTTCCAGCCTTGGTGAGAAACTGAAGATTTTCCTCTTCCTGGTTCTTCTCCTCACCTACCTGATCACAGTGACGAGCAACGTGGTCATCATTTTCATAGTGTGGGTGGATCCCCGACTCCACTCTCCCATGTACTTTTTCATTGCCAATTTGTCCTTCTTGGAAATCTGGTTCACCTCGGTCACAAGCCCTAAGATGATGCTGAACTTCATGTCAATTAACCAAACCATTTCATTCAATGGCTGCATGGCCCAGTCATACTTCTATTTCGCCTTGGGTGTTACAGAGTTCTGCCTCCTAGTGGTCATGTCCTTTGATCGTTATGTTGCCATCTGCCACCCTTTGCAATACTCCACCATCATGAAGCAGAGACTCTGCATCCAATTGGTCCTTGGTTCGTGGGTGGGAAGTTTCACAGTTATAAGTTTACGGATGCTCCTGATTTCAAAGCTGAGATTCTGTGGGCCGAATGTGAtcgaccatttcttctgtgacaatTCTCCCCTCTTCCAACTCTCCTGCATTGACACCAGTGGGGTTAAGAGGGTGGACTCCATTTTGATCTCAAACATAGTCCTGAGTTCATTATGTTTAACCATGTTGTCTTATGGAAGCATCTTCTTCTCTATTCTGCGAATCCCAACAGCCACAGGCAGACAGAAAGCATTTTCAACCTGTGGCTCCCATCTCACAGCTTTGGCTGTTGTCTATGGAAGCTGCATTGTTTTGTATACCAGGCCTTCAGGAAATTCCTCCTCGGATGTCAACAAAGGAGTCGCTCTGCTGAACACCGTACTGTACCCTTTCCTCAACCCCTTTAtctacagcctcagaaacaagaCTGTGAAACTCGCCCTGGGAGAAACCTTTAGTCAGAGCACAACGAAGTTGTTCCCCAATCTATAA